A single window of Candidatus Binataceae bacterium DNA harbors:
- the rplL gene encoding 50S ribosomal protein L7/L12, translated as MEEAGSLSRDQVKDYLKNLSLLDAAALVKELEQELGVSAAAPVAMVAAPGAAGAAAAAPAAEKDEFTVMLTAAGDKKIQVIKVVRELTGLGLKEAKDLVDGAPKAVKEGVNKAEAEEIKKKLEDVGGGVELK; from the coding sequence ATGGAAGAAGCAGGATCGTTAAGCCGCGATCAGGTCAAGGATTATCTCAAAAATCTGAGCCTGTTAGATGCAGCGGCCCTCGTCAAAGAGCTCGAACAAGAGCTTGGAGTGTCGGCGGCGGCGCCGGTCGCGATGGTGGCTGCGCCGGGTGCGGCGGGAGCCGCGGCGGCGGCGCCGGCGGCTGAGAAGGACGAGTTTACCGTGATGTTGACAGCGGCGGGCGACAAGAAGATCCAGGTGATCAAAGTCGTGCGTGAGCTGACCGGGTTGGGACTCAAAGAGGCCAAAGACCTGGTGGACGGCGCGCCGAAGGCGGTCAAGGAAGGCGTCAACAAGGCCGAGGCGGAGGAGATCAAAAAGAAGCTTGAAGATGTCGGGGGCGGAGTCGAGTTGAAGTAG
- the rplJ gene encoding 50S ribosomal protein L10, which produces MKKEQKTEIVQRLTANLGRAKMALLAEHRGMTAGESDDMRRRLRAIDSELQVAKNTLMRLAIKQTAFAALETSLGGPIGLIVSYTNPVELAKTVGSFKDLGEKFKVRGGVLDGKPLTAEEIAALAQLPAREVIFGQLLGLLQAPATQLVRLLNEPASGLARLIDAIGKKAGESAVADAAPTVPAEGVGADAAPVEAETTGQA; this is translated from the coding sequence ATGAAGAAAGAGCAAAAGACCGAAATCGTTCAACGGCTGACGGCGAACCTGGGGCGGGCCAAAATGGCGCTGCTGGCGGAGCATCGTGGGATGACCGCGGGTGAATCGGACGACATGCGCCGGCGGCTGCGCGCGATCGACAGCGAGTTGCAGGTGGCGAAAAACACCTTGATGCGGCTGGCGATCAAGCAGACGGCCTTCGCCGCGCTCGAAACCAGCCTTGGCGGGCCGATCGGGCTTATCGTGAGCTACACCAATCCGGTCGAGCTGGCCAAGACGGTCGGTTCGTTCAAGGATCTGGGCGAGAAGTTCAAGGTGCGGGGCGGCGTGCTCGACGGCAAGCCGTTGACGGCGGAGGAGATCGCGGCGTTGGCGCAGTTGCCGGCGCGCGAGGTGATCTTCGGACAGCTACTGGGCCTGCTGCAGGCGCCTGCGACGCAGCTCGTGCGGCTGCTGAATGAGCCGGCGTCGGGGTTGGCACGGCTGATCGACGCGATCGGCAAGAAAGCCGGCGAAAGCGCAGTGGCGGACGCGGCGCCCACGGTTCCTGCGGAGGGCGTCGGGGCTGATGCTGCGCCGGTCGAAGCGGAAACAACTGGGCAGGCATAA
- the rplA gene encoding 50S ribosomal protein L1 — MAGKKYANAAKNVDQEKRYPLEEALALVVANKVAKFDETVELAVRLGVDPRQADQNVRGTVVLPNGTGKVFRVLVLAKGEKEKEGRDAGADFVGGEDLIKKIQEENWLDFDRVIATPDIMGAVGRIGKILGPRGLMPNPRVGTVTFDVAKAVQEVKAGKVDYRVDKAGVVHVRIGKISFGGEKLAENAHALLGAIARSKPSTAKGNYVKSVAVSSTMGPGVRVDTASAARTGAAAAA; from the coding sequence ATGGCTGGAAAGAAATACGCCAACGCGGCGAAGAATGTTGATCAGGAAAAGCGCTATCCGCTCGAAGAGGCGCTGGCGTTAGTCGTCGCGAACAAAGTCGCGAAGTTCGACGAGACGGTCGAGCTGGCGGTGCGGTTGGGCGTCGATCCGCGGCAAGCCGATCAGAACGTTCGCGGCACGGTAGTGCTGCCCAACGGCACCGGCAAGGTTTTTCGGGTGCTGGTGCTGGCCAAGGGTGAGAAAGAAAAAGAGGGGCGTGATGCGGGCGCAGACTTCGTCGGCGGCGAGGACTTGATCAAGAAGATCCAGGAAGAGAACTGGCTGGATTTCGATCGGGTAATCGCGACGCCGGATATCATGGGCGCGGTCGGGCGAATCGGCAAGATTCTGGGGCCGCGCGGCCTGATGCCGAATCCACGCGTCGGGACCGTTACCTTCGATGTCGCGAAGGCGGTGCAGGAGGTCAAGGCCGGCAAGGTTGATTATCGGGTTGACAAGGCTGGCGTGGTCCACGTGCGGATCGGCAAGATCAGTTTTGGCGGCGAGAAGCTGGCCGAGAATGCTCATGCGCTGTTGGGCGCGATTGCCCGTTCGAAGCCCTCGACCGCCAAGGGCAATTACGTAAAGAGCGTCGCAGTCTCGTCAACCATGGGTCCAGGCGTTCGCGTCGATACGGCCAGTGCGGCCCGCACGGGCGCTGCGGCGGCCGCGTAG
- the rplK gene encoding 50S ribosomal protein L11, with protein MSKKITGQIKLQIPAGAANPSPPVGPALGQRGVNIMEFCKSFNAQTQAMQGLVIPVIVTVYADRSFTFVTKSPPASILLLKAAGLEKGSPTPNKNKVGKVSRKQVEEIAKTKSKDLSARDVAAAMKTVEGTARSMGIEIAE; from the coding sequence ATGTCAAAAAAGATAACCGGGCAGATTAAACTGCAAATCCCGGCTGGGGCGGCGAATCCGTCGCCGCCGGTGGGCCCTGCGCTGGGTCAGCGCGGGGTGAATATCATGGAGTTCTGCAAGTCCTTCAACGCCCAGACCCAGGCGATGCAGGGGCTGGTGATTCCGGTGATCGTGACGGTTTACGCCGATCGCTCCTTCACCTTTGTCACCAAGAGTCCGCCAGCGTCGATATTGTTGCTGAAGGCGGCGGGACTCGAAAAGGGTTCGCCGACACCGAACAAGAACAAGGTCGGCAAGGTCTCGCGCAAACAGGTCGAGGAGATCGCCAAGACCAAGTCGAAGGATTTGTCGGCGCGCGACGTCGCCGCAGCGATGAAGACGGTTGAGGGTACGGCGCGCTCGATGGGGATCGAAATAGCGGAGTGA